The Nocardioides humi genome includes a region encoding these proteins:
- a CDS encoding TFIIB-type zinc ribbon-containing protein: MTQDPVEPQQPTFDGPPLSLEEELAAARAEPEPGPSIETVNESLKDGLNRCPKCGSTDVRLRGSTGMLVCLFCRNEWQEARVEEEFGLGEGIDQLEGTVIASGAEDIAADAADQVTFKCEACGAEVVVDTAHALNARCHWCRHTLNVNQQIPNGAVPDAVLPFRLTKEEAVEKIRAFASKRRLFAHKRFKREFVPENVLGVYLPYLVIDARAETQYWGKGEVQTRRWTEKQGDKQVTYYAADVYQVQRQVAFTVDDLTVEASSERADFGTKNTNNIINTILPFDTKNAVKWNASYLVGFTSEKRDLNVEALTPVLEDQGLSIGRSQVRGSLGRFDRGVRWEQEKIEIGGSRWVSMYLPVWLYSYRQESNGLLHYIAVNARTGETMGSIPVSQPKLLLAAFTVGTFLEGIAGAILVASA; the protein is encoded by the coding sequence ATGACGCAGGATCCCGTCGAGCCCCAGCAGCCCACCTTCGACGGGCCGCCGCTGTCGCTGGAGGAGGAGCTCGCGGCGGCTCGGGCGGAGCCCGAGCCGGGGCCGAGCATCGAGACGGTCAACGAGTCGCTGAAGGACGGTCTCAACCGGTGCCCGAAGTGCGGCTCGACCGACGTACGGCTGCGCGGCTCCACCGGCATGCTGGTCTGCCTCTTCTGCCGCAACGAGTGGCAGGAGGCGCGGGTCGAGGAGGAGTTCGGCCTCGGTGAGGGCATCGACCAGCTCGAGGGCACCGTCATCGCCAGCGGCGCCGAGGACATCGCGGCCGATGCGGCCGACCAGGTCACCTTCAAGTGCGAGGCGTGCGGTGCCGAGGTCGTGGTCGACACGGCGCACGCGCTCAACGCGCGGTGTCACTGGTGCCGGCACACCCTCAACGTCAACCAGCAGATCCCCAACGGCGCGGTGCCCGACGCGGTGCTGCCCTTCCGGCTGACCAAGGAGGAGGCGGTCGAGAAGATCCGCGCGTTCGCCTCCAAGCGGCGCCTCTTCGCCCACAAGCGGTTCAAGAGGGAGTTCGTGCCGGAGAACGTCCTCGGCGTCTACCTGCCCTACCTGGTCATCGACGCGCGCGCCGAGACCCAGTACTGGGGGAAGGGCGAGGTCCAGACCCGGCGCTGGACCGAGAAGCAGGGCGACAAGCAGGTCACCTACTACGCCGCCGACGTCTACCAGGTGCAGCGGCAGGTCGCGTTCACGGTCGACGACCTCACCGTCGAGGCCTCGTCCGAGCGGGCCGACTTCGGGACCAAGAACACCAACAACATCATCAACACGATCCTGCCGTTCGACACGAAGAACGCCGTCAAGTGGAACGCGAGCTACCTCGTGGGCTTCACCAGCGAGAAGCGCGACCTCAACGTGGAGGCGCTCACGCCGGTGCTGGAGGACCAGGGGCTCTCGATCGGCAGGTCGCAGGTGCGCGGGTCCCTGGGCCGGTTCGACCGGGGCGTGCGCTGGGAGCAGGAGAAGATCGAGATCGGCGGCTCCCGCTGGGTGTCGATGTACCTCCCGGTGTGGCTCTACTCCTACCGCCAGGAGAGCAACGGGCTCCTCCACTACATCGCGGTCAACGCCCGGACGGGAGAGACGATGGGCAGCATCCCCGTGTCGCAGCCGAAGCTCCTGCTCGCGGCCTTCACGGTCGGCACCTTCCTCGAGGGCATCGCCGGCGCGATCCTGGTGGCGAGCGCATGA
- the pyrH gene encoding UMP kinase: MAGYKRVLLKLSGEVFGGGKVGVDPDVVQALAREVKAVADAGVQIAVVTGGGNFFRGAELQQRGMDRVRADYMGMLGIVMNCLALQDFLEKQGVETRVQTAITMGQVAEPYIPRRAIRHMEKGRVVIFGAGMGLPYFSTDTVAVQRALESKCDVVLVAKNGVDGVYSADPNVDPDAIKYDELTYDDAIAQGLRIMDQTAFALCGENKLPMIVFGMEPEGNILRVVQGEKIGTRVSAG; encoded by the coding sequence GTGGCCGGCTACAAGCGAGTCCTCCTGAAGCTCTCGGGTGAGGTGTTCGGCGGTGGCAAGGTCGGGGTCGACCCCGACGTCGTGCAGGCGCTCGCCCGGGAGGTCAAGGCCGTCGCCGACGCCGGCGTCCAGATCGCGGTGGTCACCGGAGGCGGCAACTTCTTCCGCGGCGCCGAGCTCCAGCAGCGCGGCATGGACCGGGTCCGGGCCGACTACATGGGCATGCTCGGCATCGTCATGAACTGCCTCGCGCTGCAGGACTTCCTGGAGAAGCAGGGCGTGGAGACCCGGGTGCAGACCGCGATCACGATGGGCCAGGTCGCCGAGCCCTACATCCCGCGGCGCGCGATCCGGCACATGGAGAAGGGCCGTGTGGTCATCTTCGGCGCCGGCATGGGCCTGCCGTACTTCTCGACCGACACGGTCGCGGTCCAGCGGGCGCTGGAGAGCAAGTGCGACGTCGTCCTGGTCGCCAAGAACGGCGTCGACGGCGTCTACAGCGCCGATCCCAATGTCGACCCCGACGCCATCAAGTACGACGAGCTCACCTACGACGACGCCATCGCCCAGGGCCTGCGGATCATGGACCAGACGGCGTTCGCCCTGTGCGGTGAGAACAAGCTGCCGATGATCGTCTTCGGCATGGAGCCCGAGGGCAACATCCTGCGTGTCGTGCAGGGTGAGAAGATCGGCACGCGGGTCAGCGCGGGCTGA
- the frr gene encoding ribosome recycling factor: protein MNDILDEADQKMGKSVDATREEFAAIRAGRAHPSMFSKILVDYYGTPTPLQQLASFTAPEARIIIVSPYDVGALSNVEKAIRDSDLGVNPSSDGKQLRCVFPELTEERRKEFIKLAKEKAEGGKVAVRQVRQKAKQGLERLEKDGEVGKDDVTGAEKRLDGLTKKHTESIDELLKNKEAELLEV from the coding sequence ATCAACGACATCCTCGACGAGGCCGACCAGAAGATGGGCAAGTCGGTCGACGCGACCCGCGAGGAGTTCGCGGCGATCCGAGCCGGGCGGGCGCACCCCAGCATGTTCAGCAAGATCCTCGTCGACTACTACGGCACGCCCACGCCGCTCCAGCAGCTCGCGTCGTTCACGGCTCCCGAGGCGCGGATCATCATCGTGTCGCCGTACGACGTCGGCGCGCTCAGCAACGTCGAGAAGGCGATCCGCGACTCCGACCTGGGCGTGAACCCCTCCAGCGACGGCAAGCAGCTGCGCTGCGTGTTCCCGGAGCTCACCGAGGAGCGGCGCAAGGAGTTCATCAAGCTCGCCAAGGAGAAGGCCGAGGGCGGCAAGGTCGCCGTGCGCCAGGTGCGCCAGAAGGCCAAGCAGGGCCTGGAGCGGCTCGAGAAGGACGGCGAGGTCGGCAAGGACGACGTCACCGGCGCCGAGAAGCGTCTCGACGGCCTGACCAAGAAGCACACCGAGTCGATCGACGAGCTGCTCAAGAACAAGGAAGCGGAGCTGCTCGAGGTCTGA
- a CDS encoding phosphatidate cytidylyltransferase, which yields MMSSTSASNGPAPPKDHGRAGRDLKAAVGSAVVLLSAIAASLLFWKPAFMLIVAAAVVVAVWELRKGLLAKDIDLPEQPLMIGGVVMVVVAYLWGSAALVTATAVSALVIMLWLLRRGVDGYVKNATASVFALVYVPFLGSFVALMLAEGGRGGGGLDDPGVKGIITFILVTIASDIGGYVAGVLFGKHPMAPVISPKKSWEGFAGSTLATVGAGVALVVWLLDGDWWIGVALGLIAVVMATLGDLCESVMKRDLGIKDMSQVIPGHGGLMDRLDSLLATIAPIWLLLHYGVF from the coding sequence ATGATGAGCTCGACATCGGCGTCGAACGGCCCTGCCCCGCCCAAGGACCACGGCCGCGCCGGCCGGGACCTGAAGGCGGCGGTGGGGTCCGCGGTCGTGCTGCTGAGCGCGATCGCGGCGTCGCTGCTGTTCTGGAAGCCGGCGTTCATGCTGATCGTCGCGGCCGCGGTGGTCGTCGCGGTCTGGGAGCTGCGCAAGGGCCTGCTCGCCAAGGACATCGACCTGCCGGAGCAGCCGCTGATGATCGGCGGCGTCGTGATGGTCGTCGTCGCCTACCTCTGGGGCTCGGCCGCCCTGGTGACCGCGACCGCCGTGAGCGCGCTGGTGATCATGCTCTGGCTGCTGCGCCGAGGCGTGGACGGCTACGTCAAGAACGCCACCGCGTCGGTCTTCGCGCTCGTCTACGTCCCCTTCCTGGGCTCGTTCGTCGCGCTCATGCTCGCCGAGGGCGGCCGCGGCGGCGGCGGCCTCGACGACCCCGGTGTGAAGGGCATCATCACCTTCATCCTGGTGACGATCGCCTCCGACATCGGCGGATACGTCGCCGGGGTGCTCTTCGGCAAGCACCCGATGGCGCCGGTCATCTCGCCCAAGAAGTCCTGGGAGGGCTTCGCCGGCTCGACCCTGGCCACCGTCGGCGCCGGCGTGGCCCTGGTCGTCTGGCTGCTCGACGGCGACTGGTGGATCGGCGTCGCGCTCGGCCTGATCGCGGTCGTCATGGCCACCCTGGGCGACCTGTGCGAGTCGGTCATGAAGCGCGACCTCGGCATCAAGGACATGAGCCAGGTCATCCCCGGTCACGGCGGCCTGATGGACCGCCTCGACTCGCTGCTCGCCACGATCGCGCCGATCTGGCTGCTGCTGCACTACGGAGTGTTCTAG
- a CDS encoding TetR/AcrR family transcriptional regulator, with amino-acid sequence MGSDATPSARQRELLDAAYAYVLVHGLSDLSLRPLAAAIGSSPRVLIFLYGSKDGLVRALLERARADELTLLDALGEPGGSAAPIGLGPAVERTWTWLAAAEHRGLLRLWAEAYARSLTETDGPWAGFARGTVADWLAVLAGCQSPAERDTDAGLVRRTLALAVLRGALLDLLATGDEDRAGGAVAAYLAG; translated from the coding sequence ATGGGATCCGACGCCACTCCCTCGGCCCGGCAGCGGGAGCTGCTGGACGCCGCCTACGCGTACGTCCTCGTCCACGGCCTGTCCGACCTCTCCCTGCGGCCGCTGGCGGCGGCGATCGGGTCCAGTCCGCGGGTGCTGATCTTCCTGTACGGCAGCAAGGACGGGCTGGTCCGGGCGCTGCTGGAGCGCGCCCGCGCCGACGAGCTGACGCTGCTCGACGCCCTCGGCGAGCCGGGTGGATCGGCCGCGCCGATCGGGCTCGGCCCCGCCGTCGAGCGCACCTGGACCTGGCTGGCCGCCGCCGAGCACCGCGGACTGCTCCGGCTCTGGGCCGAGGCGTACGCGCGCTCGCTGACCGAGACCGACGGGCCCTGGGCGGGCTTCGCGCGCGGCACGGTCGCCGACTGGCTCGCCGTGCTCGCCGGCTGCCAGTCCCCCGCCGAGCGCGACACCGACGCCGGGCTCGTACGTCGCACGCTCGCGCTGGCCGTGCTCCGCGGCGCGCTGCTCGACCTGCTGGCCACCGGCGACGAGGACCGAGCGGGTGGCGCGGTGGCGGCGTACCTGGCGGGCTAG
- a CDS encoding GNAT family N-acetyltransferase — MPDAIVRPLGRPGDLGWMALAHGEVYAAEYGWDDSFEALVATIVGELGTRRDPREAGWIAELDGQRVGCVLCVRDDDRTARLRILLVNPVARGHALGTRLVDACVAFAREAGYERMVLWTNDVLAAARRIYQAAGFTLVEEQPHHSFGHDLVGQTWALEL, encoded by the coding sequence GTGCCCGATGCGATCGTCCGGCCCCTGGGCCGGCCCGGCGACCTCGGTTGGATGGCGCTGGCCCACGGCGAGGTGTACGCCGCCGAGTACGGCTGGGACGACAGCTTCGAAGCCCTGGTCGCCACCATCGTCGGCGAGCTCGGCACTCGCCGCGACCCGCGGGAGGCCGGGTGGATCGCCGAGCTGGACGGGCAGCGCGTCGGCTGCGTCCTGTGCGTGCGCGACGACGACCGCACCGCCCGGCTGCGCATCCTGCTCGTCAACCCCGTCGCCCGCGGTCACGCGCTCGGCACCCGCCTGGTCGACGCCTGCGTGGCTTTCGCCCGCGAGGCCGGCTACGAGCGGATGGTGCTGTGGACCAACGATGTGCTGGCCGCCGCCCGGCGCATCTACCAGGCGGCGGGCTTCACGCTGGTCGAGGAACAGCCGCACCACAGCTTCGGCCACGACCTGGTCGGCCAGACCTGGGCGCTGGAGCTCTGA
- a CDS encoding tryptophan 2,3-dioxygenase: MTEQTPGQHPSLTYSSYLALDDVLAAQHPRSDEHDELLFIVIHQVYELWFKQMLHELAGLQQRLEAGDTPRALHTLGRVLTILKVNVAQVDVLETMTPRQFTSFRGRLDASSGFQSAQFRELEATLGRRDPRVFEHYPEGSTGRERIAAAMSRPSIFDSFLRYLLTQGYDVPPAALDRDLTAPWEPSPDVQRLLLAAYADDGGAAQVAERLVDLDEGLQEWRYRHVKMVERTIGAKPGTGGSSGATYLWSTVTRSLFPDLWAIRSEM; the protein is encoded by the coding sequence GTGACCGAGCAGACCCCGGGGCAGCACCCCTCCCTGACCTACAGCAGCTATCTCGCCCTCGACGACGTCCTCGCCGCGCAGCACCCCCGCTCGGACGAGCACGACGAGCTGCTGTTCATCGTGATCCACCAGGTCTACGAGCTGTGGTTCAAGCAGATGCTGCACGAGCTGGCCGGGCTCCAGCAGCGGCTCGAGGCCGGCGACACCCCGCGCGCGCTGCACACCCTCGGCCGCGTGCTCACGATCCTCAAGGTCAACGTCGCGCAGGTCGACGTCCTCGAGACGATGACGCCGCGCCAGTTCACCAGCTTCCGCGGCCGCCTCGACGCCTCCAGCGGCTTCCAGTCCGCGCAGTTCCGCGAGCTCGAGGCCACCCTGGGCCGCCGCGACCCCCGCGTCTTCGAGCACTACCCCGAGGGCAGCACCGGCCGCGAGCGGATCGCCGCGGCCATGTCCCGCCCGTCGATCTTCGACTCCTTCCTGCGCTATCTCCTCACCCAGGGGTACGACGTCCCGCCGGCCGCGCTCGACCGCGACCTGACCGCACCCTGGGAGCCCTCCCCCGACGTCCAGCGCCTGCTGCTGGCGGCGTACGCCGACGACGGCGGCGCCGCCCAGGTCGCCGAGCGCCTGGTCGACCTCGACGAGGGCCTGCAGGAGTGGCGCTACCGGCACGTGAAGATGGTCGAGCGCACCATCGGCGCCAAGCCCGGCACCGGCGGCTCCTCCGGCGCCACCTACCTGTGGAGCACCGTCACCCGCTCTCTGTTCCCGGACCTGTGGGCGATCCGCAGCGAGATGTGA
- a CDS encoding RNA polymerase sigma factor, whose amino-acid sequence MTEPGAGAEGRRAVEAVWRIESARIVGALARYAGDFSLAEDLAQEAFAEALVAWPRDGVPANPAGWLLTVGRRRAIDGFRRRAALDERYAVLARDLEERTTADDDGDLDLLADPGHIDDDLLALVFIACHPTLSAESQVALTLRTVGGLTSDEIARAFLVPTATVQARITRAKKTLAAARVPFAVPPPEEWRDRLRAVLGVVYVIFTEGSSATSGDAWIRADLAREAIRMARVLARLVPDEPEVHGLLALLELTAARFPARTTPTGEPVLLEDQDRRRWDRTAIRRGLAALDRAERVGRGLGGYGLQAAIAACHARATSVAATDWDRIVLLYEALGRVAPSPVVELNRAVAVSMASGPAAALPVVDELSAQGAFAGSHLLPGVRGELLRRLGRAEDARAELELALGLCGNEPERAVLARKLADL is encoded by the coding sequence GTGACCGAGCCGGGCGCGGGTGCCGAGGGCCGGCGCGCCGTCGAGGCCGTGTGGCGGATCGAGTCCGCCCGGATCGTCGGGGCGCTGGCCCGGTACGCCGGCGACTTCTCCCTCGCCGAGGACCTCGCCCAGGAGGCGTTCGCCGAGGCGCTCGTCGCGTGGCCGCGCGACGGCGTCCCGGCGAACCCGGCTGGCTGGCTGCTGACCGTGGGTCGGCGCCGCGCCATCGACGGCTTCCGGCGCCGGGCCGCGCTCGACGAGCGGTACGCCGTGCTCGCCCGCGACCTCGAGGAGCGCACCACCGCGGACGACGACGGCGACCTCGACCTGCTGGCCGACCCCGGCCACATCGACGACGACCTGCTCGCCCTGGTCTTCATCGCCTGCCACCCGACCCTGTCCGCCGAGTCCCAGGTCGCGCTGACCCTGCGCACCGTGGGCGGCCTGACCAGCGACGAGATCGCGCGGGCGTTCCTCGTGCCGACCGCGACCGTGCAGGCGCGGATCACCCGGGCGAAGAAGACGCTGGCGGCGGCGCGGGTCCCCTTCGCCGTACCTCCTCCCGAGGAGTGGCGCGACCGGCTCCGCGCAGTGCTCGGCGTCGTCTACGTGATCTTCACGGAGGGCTCGTCGGCGACCTCGGGCGACGCCTGGATCCGCGCCGACCTGGCCCGCGAGGCGATCCGGATGGCCCGGGTGCTGGCCCGGCTGGTGCCCGACGAGCCCGAGGTCCACGGCCTGCTCGCCCTGCTCGAGCTGACCGCCGCCCGCTTCCCCGCCCGGACCACGCCCACCGGCGAGCCGGTGCTGCTCGAGGACCAGGACCGCCGGCGCTGGGACCGTACGGCGATCCGCCGCGGGCTGGCCGCCCTCGACCGTGCCGAGCGGGTGGGCCGGGGCCTGGGCGGCTACGGCCTGCAGGCCGCGATCGCCGCCTGCCACGCCCGGGCGACGTCGGTGGCGGCCACCGACTGGGACCGGATCGTGCTGCTCTACGAGGCGCTCGGCCGGGTCGCGCCGTCCCCGGTCGTCGAGCTCAACCGCGCCGTCGCGGTCTCCATGGCCTCCGGACCGGCCGCCGCACTGCCCGTCGTGGACGAGCTCTCCGCTCAGGGCGCCTTCGCCGGCTCCCACCTGCTGCCCGGTGTGCGCGGAGAGCTGCTGCGCCGGCTGGGCCGCGCCGAGGACGCCCGCGCCGAGCTCGAGCTGGCCCTGGGCCTGTGCGGCAACGAGCCCGAGCGCGCCGTACTGGCACGCAAGCTGGCGGACCTGTGA
- a CDS encoding YciI family protein — translation MKYMLIMRSTDEAEAAFGEDFDFEEIMESMGRFNDEMVQAGVLVAAEGLDPDPATGVVVDYSSQPPVVTDGPYGETKELFGGYWIVDVASLEEATAWAKRAPLAGPGMKAEIRRVTSIDEFPQDNEWIRKERAWRESTGQL, via the coding sequence ATGAAGTACATGCTGATCATGCGGTCCACCGACGAGGCCGAGGCGGCCTTCGGCGAGGACTTCGACTTCGAGGAGATCATGGAGTCGATGGGCCGGTTCAACGACGAGATGGTCCAGGCGGGCGTCCTGGTCGCCGCCGAGGGCCTCGACCCCGACCCGGCGACCGGCGTGGTCGTCGACTACTCCAGCCAGCCGCCGGTCGTCACCGACGGCCCGTACGGCGAGACCAAGGAGCTCTTCGGCGGCTACTGGATCGTCGACGTCGCCTCCCTCGAGGAGGCCACCGCGTGGGCCAAGCGGGCCCCGCTCGCCGGGCCCGGCATGAAGGCCGAGATCCGGCGGGTGACCTCGATCGACGAGTTCCCCCAGGACAACGAGTGGATCCGCAAGGAGCGCGCCTGGCGCGAGTCGACCGGCCAGCTGTGA